Sequence from the Gracilinanus agilis isolate LMUSP501 chromosome 6, AgileGrace, whole genome shotgun sequence genome:
GGActaaccaggatagggagaccagggtacacagctaagctgctgttAACtctcaagaatggcagttggccaactgtcacccaactcaccactaggccagagtctttgaaaccagcaggcaaggtaaaagattttaacagttttaattacgtttaactaaataaaggtgggatagggaattctacacttaaaacctaaaagggcaaatcacagggcaAAGGGGAGGACTTGTATACTTTAACTctattgacctaggccaggcagggctcaaagaagCAGTTCTGGAATCACTGGGaagctgcttcaaacctggttccagccaggtttgaccagcacagctaaaaggcctgagggtggctttgagggttctcacggtgatccacagatgatcacaggatgccaaaagccaaggtggtccaaggtacccaggtagagagagtgtgcttgagatgctgtccaccagatcccaaactcctcctccacttgatgcagctctgcaggtcttgtccacttgctgaaagcctccaccactcaggatcccagggaatcaggatgcagggtgtccttaactctgagatctcccagggctaacaacagtttgtgccaaccactaatggaatctctctcagggcacaagcaacttcctgctccttcattccatcttggaatgctccagcccttcctgctaggtccatataaactatatgtaactaatcttcctcacaacaccagcCACTGCTGAAGAATTTTCAGAAGCTTCTGAATAAGAACCAGCTTGAACAGTGTTCCTAAATGGCATTCTTCACTTGGGAACTCCCTCGCCTCTTGTTTTGTCGCTCTCCCCAGGAGGACTGATTCTAGAAATGTTAGCATGGGGTGCTCCATCATGGGTGGCCCGTGGCTCCCTGTACAAGCTCATGGTCCACAAGTATTTTGTAAGCATCCATTTACCATGTGCCAACCACAGAAGGGACCAGGCACTGtttccctgccctgaaggagttgaCATTCTTTGCAGAGGAATAGCATGTACATACACAAGATGAACAAGCGGCCCTAGCAGTTGAGGGACAGGGAAGGAATCACAGTTAGGGTTCTTGAGTGAGTCCTGAGGTAGTAAAGGAAGGTATTTGGGGCATGAAGGCACAGATAGTGTGTGCTTTACAGGAAAGTGCCAGATCCGAGGAAGAACAAGAAGCCAGTTAATAAGAatgaattcatttctttcttgacACGGGatacaaaaagggggaaaaaaggcaagaCTAGGCCCTACCCACAAGGTGCTCCCACTCTAGTGGAGGAGATGACATGGAAATAACTAGGCATTTGCAAGAAACACACTTGGAATACAAAGATTCACATGGAGAAGATGAGAGTCGGAATCAAAATCTCTGTGCTTTAGTTGAATTTTGAAAAGCTGGGGAGCAGTCTTGATTTTAAATCAGGCTACAGTCAGTGTAGATGTGGCAGAAAAAAGATAGTTGGAGTCACAGTGAGGGTTATTCCATTATACTTGAAGCACCACTGCTAGTGAGTCAGTGTCGATGTGATGGACGTTATTTATATCTGTGTCATTGTATATTCCTGTTTGCACCAAAGAGCAAATCAAcgaaatatttaaaggaaaaaactaattgaattggaaagaaaactggataccaaaattaaaattgttgttcatttgtttttcagttgtgtctgactctttgtgaccccatttgtaattgtttttggcaaaaatattaggatggtttgccatttccttctccagctcattttatagagagagaaactgaggcaaacaggatgaagtgacttgcctggagtcacccaggtagttaagtgtctgaggtgagatttgaacccaggttttcctgaatccaaacctagtattctatctactgggTCATCTTgatgcattaaaaataatttaaaataaatattaatattaaaaaattaaataacatacttttagaaaagttaagagCTGTTGGGTCTCATGATTACATAGTGGGAATATAGAGGAATTTATATAACTCTTAGCCTGTACAtgatacctttacaaaaattaaccatgtataggggaaaaaaaaaaaagaaaaaattgatatGTAGAAATACTAAATGCATCATTTCttgatcatgatgcaataaaaccAGATtcaatgatccaaccattctggatggtgtAATAATTGTCAGCAACtcctttctctggctccttttgtcccatccccctggcacaaatcctatccttacaatggcaatttggaactatgcccaaaggtcactaaaagactgcctgccctttcactgctgggtttgtaccccaaagagatcataggggaaaagacttgtacggAAAtgttcatagctgcactctttgtggtggcaaaaaattggaaaacacaggtatgcctgtcaattggggaatggctgaacaaattgtggtatctgttggttgagctgaaaggaatgatgaactggagtaattccatgtgaactagaaagacctccaagaattgatgcagagtgaaaggagcagagccagaagaacattgtacacagagacagatacactgtggtacaattgaacataatggacttctctactagcaacaatgcaacgatccaggacaactatgagggacccatgagaaagaatgctatctgcatttagaggaagaactgtgggagtagaaacacagaagaaaaacaactgcttgaacacatgggttgatggggatattataaGGGaagtagatgctaaacaatcaccttagtgcaactatcaataatatggaaataggtcttgatcaatgatacatgtaaaatctagtagaattgtgtgtcggctacagggagtggggttggggggagggaaagaacatgaatcatgtaaccatggggaaatattctaaataaaaattaaaaaaactaaattaaaaaagatctctttttaaaaaccctcaccttctgtcctagaatgaaccacatgatcaatcatgtttttcttctgcatttccagttccacagttctttctcaggacgTGACGAGCTTCTTTCTCCTGagtccctcagggttgtcctgggtcactgcattgctgctagtagagaagtcagttacattccattgtgctacaatgtatccgtctctgtgtacaatgttctcctggttttgctccttttgctctgatcagttcatggaggtctttccagttcacatggagttcctccagttcattattcctttgagcacaatagtattccatcaccatcagataccacaatttgttcagccattccccaatcgagggacaccccccattttccaattttttgccgctATAAGAagcgcagctataagtatttttgtacaagtattttcccttataatctcttcggggtacaaacccagcagtggtatagctggatcaaaggacaggcagtcttttaaagcgctttgagcatagttctaaattaccttccagaatggttggatcaactcacaactccaccagcaatgcattagtgtctcaattctgccacatcccctccaacacttattattttcctttgctctcatATAGCCACTTTTTATTAAAAGTTATGTcccagatttataaggagctgaTTCAAATTTGTTAGACTAAggaccattccccaatagataaaagGTTAACAGGTATGAACGGTCTGTTTTGGAGGAAATCTGAGAAATGGATTAGTATCAACAaccttatgaaaaaaaatgttctaaaagaaaagcaaattaaagcaactttgaggtTCTACCTCATGCTATCAGACTCACAGAGATGACAAGTGACAAAACTGATCAGAGGGTGGAGGGGTTTCAGGAAACCAGCAACATTAATGCGTTGTTAGTAGAGTTGTGGACTGGTCCAGATATTCTGGAAAGGAATCAGGAGCCATGGccaaaaaaaatagtgaaaatgtGCAGGCATACCCTGTGTCCCAGCTATCTTACTCCTCTGTCCcaaagaaatggagggaaggagTCTCTAAAAGGATAGCCGTTCCTTTCATAATCACCCCAAATttggaaacaaagtggatgaTCTCCCATTGTGGAACATGTAAAGAACCATAAGGATGAGGAAAAATACAGTTTCAgaggaaattaggaaaatatGAGCTGATGTGAAGTGAGCAAAGCTAAGAGAATAATTTAACGACAACAGTATAGAAAAGCAgctttgaggggcagctgggtagctcagtggagtgagagtcaggcctagagacaggaggtcctgggttcaaacccggcctcagccacttcccagctgtgtgaccctgggcaagtcacttgacccccattgcccatccttaccactcttccacctatgagacaatataccgaagtacaagggtttaaaaaaaaaaaagaaaagaaaagcagcttTGAGAGATTTTAGAACTTGGAATAGTTCACTCATCTCCTAACATAGGTGTTGAGTGTAAAATGAATAGATGGGGCTGTTAGGGTGgagcaccaggcttagagacgggaggccctgggttcaaatctaacttcatatttcctagctttgtgactctggatgaGTCCCTTGactccagttgcctaacccttactactcttctgccttgggaccaatacttattattgattctaagacgaaggaagggtttaaaaaatttttaaaaatgcatagatATGCCAACGTGGGATTTGGTTTTCCTAGACTATGCATTGTaaactttctaattctttttaaatttgcctaATTTGGGTGTGTGTAGGGGTAAGAGTTGGTCAGTTGGTACATTGGTGAAGCACCTACTAcagtatattccaggcactgttctaCCCAGAGGGCGCACAaatagaggcaaaagacagtcctttccctcagggagctcatagtctaatgagggGGGCATCTGTGGAGCAGTCTAATCCAGGACACTAGTACGGAGCTGAGGCCATTGAGGGAGGTGCTTGAACTGCCCATCCAGCCAGGTGGGAGCCCCCTGTCCCCTGCGGGTGCTTTCCTGCCCATGAACCACCATCTGGACGAGGAGCCCCACGCTTACCCCACACCAGCTGTTGGGCCATGCCGTGGGAGGGCCGCGAGGCTGTTGACCGTGGAGGTGCCGGGCAATGACTGGTTTCTGTTGAGATGGAGTTggtaggagagagggaaggtGGGAGCGTGGGGGATGAGCCCTTGTCGCCTTGTCGCCCCCAGCTTCCTGGGTGAGAAGCCTGGCTGCCTCATCACGGGGGCCTTCAGCAACCACGGAGCAGGAGGCGGCCAAGGAGGAGAGAAGCTCTCCTTGCAGGATGTAGCCGACTTGATTCGGACCAAAGCCTGCCAGAAGGTGGTGGTCATGGTGGGTGCCGGGATCAGCACCCCGAGTGGAATCCCAGACTTCAGGTAACAGATGCCCTCGCCTGCCTTCCCTCCTGGCTCTCCCCACTGCCAGGCTCAGGACTTCTCTTGTGGGACGCCGAGTCTCTTTTGTCTCCTCAGGTCTCCGGGGAGCGGCCTCTATAGCAACCTGGAGCAATATGACCTCCCTTACCCCGAAGCCATCTTTGAACTGCAGTTCTTCTTCCACAACCCCAAGCCCTTCTTCGCTTTGGCCAAGGAACTCTACCCTGGGAACTACAGGCCCAACCTGGCCCACTACTTCCTGCGCCTGCTTCACGACAAGGGGCTGCTTCTGCGCCTCTACACGCAGAACATCGATGGGCTCGAGAGAGGTGAGGGGGGTCTTTCGCTGGCTGCCCCCAGGCAGCTCCCTCTCGGCCCGCCAGAGAAACGAAGCAAGAGCTGAAGCTTGTCTCCTAGCTCAGCGCCTTCCCGCCCAGCCTCCCCTGACCTCCTCAGTGTGAATTGAGGCACCGTAAGCCGTGCTGCTGCGTGTGTGCTTTTTAACATGGTGCCGATTTTCTGTTTGCTGCTGAACAGTAGGAAGGGGGAGTGGCTGGTGGGAACAGGCAGAATGAAAACATTCCAGGGCCGGTtcaggaatggggggggggggggtgaagcgGGCGAGAGGGCGATAAAACCCTAAAAAGCAGCCCTTGGGGGAGGTGGCTAATGAAGGTCCTGTGTGAACCCCAAACCGTCCCCTCCCATCTGGAAGCGGTCCCCCAGAGACCAGCCTGTCCCCGCCCAGGTACCCACAGGGGTAGCCAGCTGGCTCTcgtcttcccttccctccaccgCGCTCCCCACTGTCATCCAAGCTCCGCACGGGCTCTCACACTTGCCGTGGTCCTACAGCATTTACTTTGCTTGGCTCCCAGCCTTCTCTCCTCAAGCTCCCAACCCAGGGGCGTGGGAGACCCGGGCCCAGGCCTTGGCCAAAAAGCCAGGTCATCTGCTATGCCTTCTTTCCCCCCAATTCCGTCTCCTCAGCATCTGCCCACTCCAGTGTCCTTTGCTCTTGAGGTGGCCCTTTGTACTAAGGCCAGCTCCTTCCCGCATAGTCTTTCCATCTCCTCTAGGGGGTGCCCTTTCAGCCGTGGATGCCCGCCAAGCCTTGGGGGTGCTCTTGTGCTCTCCTTAAACAGCCTCCCCTTTGCCCTGCCTTCCCCCgcatctcttctccttttcacaGTTTCCGGATTGGCCCTCCATGTCCTCCCAGTGGCCTCTCCACTCTCACAGACTGCCTTATCTGGCCCCATCCCTGGGCCGAGGCCACCAGTGAATGCTATTGCCTTTTCTCAGTGGCCGACCACCTCGCCCCGTCCCTTCCTCTTCTGATGGCCGCCTCCTCCCGTGGCTTCCTCTCTTCCCACCACTTCTCTCTCTGCTTTGCTGGCTCATCTTTTTGCCCTCGAAGCTCTAGCCTGGGCCTTCTTCCGTGGCTCTAATGAGGATCTCCAGGCTCTCCAGAGAGACCTTCCCAAATCAGGAGGTGGGCAGTGGCCTTCTGGACTCCGCTGGGATGTTTGGGGGCTTCTCAGGCCCCTGGGTCCAGAACAGATGGCACTGGGCTCTTCCTCCCAAGTCTGCTCCTCCTGGTGAGAAGGGATGGGCATCACAGGGTGTTGCttgacacataatagatgcttcaTAGATGATTGCCAACAGGTCGATTGACAGTGATGTCACCCAGGCTTATGGCCTTGGAGCTGGCCTCGCTCTGccctctcctccacccccatTTCTAGCAAGCTGCCAAGACTTGGCCTTTCTTGGGCCAAATTAGGGGGCCATCCCGTGGGGCCCACCTTGCTTCTTACCTGGCCCTCCCAGGGACCCCCTGCTCCCTGGTGGTCTCTCTTCTCCGCGGGCCATCCTTGATGTTGTGACTGACATGGTTTTCCCTAAATCTCTCACAGATGCCACTTGTTCTTCATTTGTACCTGGTAGAGGCTCATCTCATCACGCCCCCCTTCTGcactgtttctctgtctgtctctcttcctcccccccacccccaatctggTCAGCTAGGCTGGTGCCCGTGTTTGGGATGCTCTCATTCCTCTTCTAGAacctcagctgccccctcttttctcAGTTTATGAGGAATGACAGCGAGTGGGGGAACCTCCATCACCAGTGTTGAGCTTATTCTTAGGCCCTCCTTACTGACCCACACAGACCCTGAACTCTTGCGCCATGGGGGTCGGGTGCTCCCTGGACCAGGCTCCAGAGTGTCTTCTTGGCCaacagagccaggcccagaggtggcAGCAGGGACTCTGGACTCTTCACCTCATTTCCTCTCTGCATTTGGATTGCAGCAGCTGGCATCCCTGCTTCAAAGCTGGTAGAAGCCCACGGCACCTTCGCCTCTGCCACTTGTACCGTCTGCCGGCGATCCTTTCCAGGGGAGGAATTTCGGGTGAGTGCCTTGAGAGTGGGGACAGAAGATGAAATCGTGTGCCAGGCCCTTCctttggggatggggagggggactGGATGCTGTGCTCCAGCGATAGCCTGTGGTCCAAAGCCAGGCCCTCCTATGGTGGGCTTCTGTGGGCAGGGAGTCCCACTGGGGCATGTGGCCTGATTTAGGAACCCAGGGAGAAGGGATGAAATATCTAGTCTGTAGGAAGCCCTCATTCCCTCTGGCCACCAGCTGTGCTCACTGCTGGTCTCCACGGCTTAGGAGCAGCCTCCTTACCTCCGGGGCTGTTGTGAGCATAAAATGGGCCAATGTAGTCTGAGGAAAACCCTTTCAAGTAAAGGGCTCTTTGGGCATTATTCTCACTGCTTCCTCCCAGCCTCCAGAACTTTGTCTTGGAGTCACGCCCTAGCTTTCCCTGGACCAGCCCCTAAGCTTCTGGCCCTCTTCAGCCTCACAGTGGTGTCAgctttgtatttttgtttgtttgtttattcatttatttattttggtttccCTACGAGGAAGTCACCCAAGCAGGAAGGTCTTTCACCCAAGAGGAAGGGATTTCTCCCAAGTCTGGTGGGCTGCGGGACAGGCCTCAATTGGAGGGGAGGCTTCTTCCACCTCT
This genomic interval carries:
- the SIRT3 gene encoding NAD-dependent protein deacetylase sirtuin-3, mitochondrial isoform X3 is translated as MVGAGISTPSGIPDFRSPGSGLYSNLEQYDLPYPEAIFELQFFFHNPKPFFALAKELYPGNYRPNLAHYFLRLLHDKGLLLRLYTQNIDGLERAAGIPASKLVEAHGTFASATCTVCRRSFPGEEFRVDVMADRVPRCPICTGIIKPDIIFFGEQLPQRFFLYMADFPMADLLIIIGTSLEVWKPEGWSLLLVSLKHPEDLSLEC
- the SIRT3 gene encoding NAD-dependent protein deacetylase sirtuin-3, mitochondrial isoform X4, with the protein product MVGAGISTPSGIPDFRSPGSGLYSNLEQYDLPYPEAIFELQFFFHNPKPFFALAKELYPGNYRPNLAHYFLRLLHDKGLLLRLYTQNIDGLERAAGIPASKLVEAHGTFASATCTVCRRSFPGEEFRVDVMADRVPRCPICTGIIKPDIIFFGEQLPQRFFLYMADFPMADLLIIIGTSLEDVL